From Pseudoxanthomonas sp. YR558, the proteins below share one genomic window:
- a CDS encoding organic hydroperoxide resistance protein produces MSIEKILYTATATATGGREGQATSSDGVLAVKLSTPRELGGAGGDGTNPEQLFAAGWSACFLGALKFVAGKQKVALPASTTVTGKVGIGQIPTGFGIQAELTIAAPGIEREQLQALVDAAHIVCPYSNATRGNIDVTLVLAD; encoded by the coding sequence ATGTCCATCGAAAAGATCCTCTATACCGCCACCGCCACCGCCACCGGCGGCCGCGAAGGCCAGGCCACCTCGTCCGACGGCGTGCTGGCCGTCAAGTTGTCCACCCCGCGCGAGCTGGGCGGCGCCGGCGGCGACGGCACCAACCCGGAGCAGTTGTTCGCGGCGGGCTGGTCGGCCTGCTTCCTGGGCGCGCTGAAGTTCGTCGCCGGCAAGCAGAAGGTCGCTCTGCCCGCCTCCACCACGGTCACCGGCAAGGTCGGCATCGGCCAGATCCCCACCGGTTTCGGCATCCAGGCCGAACTGACCATCGCCGCCCCGGGCATCGAACGCGAACAGCTGCAGGCCCTGGTCGATGCCGCCCACATCGTCTGCCCGTACTCCAACGCCACGCGCGGCAACATCGACGTGACGCTGGTGCTGGCCGACTGA
- a CDS encoding AraC family transcriptional regulator, whose amino-acid sequence MVDRLAVLLERFSVSAEVFHAGALCGINTLEAEPGVGQLHLIQRGPLEVFHGATSLRIDAPSLLLYPRAMTHRFVSDATRGAEMACANVRFEGGAQNPISAALPDVVCLPLENLHGAQDVLPLLFEEAFTQRCGRTALVNRLFEVVMIQVLRQLMETGEVKGGMLAGLSHPRLRNAIVAMHEAPAKEWTLDELARVAGMSRSVFATQFREALGTTPGQYLQGWRVGLAQQALRHGKPLKVVAADVGYGSEAALSRAFKAHSGLSPRAWKQQAAAH is encoded by the coding sequence ATGGTCGACCGGCTTGCGGTCCTGCTGGAGCGGTTCTCGGTGTCGGCGGAGGTCTTCCACGCCGGTGCGCTGTGCGGCATCAACACGCTGGAGGCGGAGCCCGGCGTCGGCCAGCTGCACCTCATCCAGCGCGGGCCGCTGGAGGTGTTCCATGGCGCTACCTCGCTGCGCATCGATGCGCCCAGCCTGCTGCTCTATCCACGCGCGATGACGCACCGCTTCGTCAGCGATGCGACGCGCGGGGCCGAGATGGCCTGCGCCAACGTGCGGTTCGAAGGCGGCGCGCAAAATCCGATCAGCGCCGCGCTGCCCGACGTGGTCTGTCTGCCGCTGGAAAACCTGCATGGGGCGCAGGACGTGCTGCCGCTGCTGTTCGAAGAGGCCTTCACCCAGCGCTGCGGACGCACGGCGCTGGTCAACCGGCTGTTCGAAGTCGTGATGATCCAGGTGCTGCGCCAGCTGATGGAGACCGGCGAAGTGAAGGGCGGCATGCTGGCCGGTCTTTCGCACCCACGCCTGCGCAACGCGATCGTGGCGATGCACGAGGCGCCGGCGAAGGAGTGGACCCTGGACGAGCTGGCACGCGTGGCCGGGATGTCGCGCAGCGTATTCGCCACCCAGTTCCGCGAAGCGCTCGGCACGACGCCGGGCCAGTACCTGCAGGGCTGGCGCGTGGGCCTGGCGCAGCAGGCGCTGCGCCACGGCAAGCCGTTGAAGGTGGTGGCCGCCGATGTGGGCTATGGCAGCGAAGCGGCGCTGTCGCGCGCCTTCAAGGCGCACAGCGGGTTGTCGCCGCGCGCCTGGAAGCAACAGGCCGCCGCGCATTGA